A genomic stretch from Kogia breviceps isolate mKogBre1 chromosome 1, mKogBre1 haplotype 1, whole genome shotgun sequence includes:
- the LOC131757213 gene encoding Golgi-associated RAB2 interactor protein 4-like produces MSGDSLLPYHTAQSSTGLGLFKSTMGELQQQLHNGEYDIFKYAPIFESDFIQITKRGHVIDVHNCDCTVTVGIASTSPVLPLPDIMLLARRATGCEQHAEHSQPTKGKSHKVAKTLELTRLLPLKFVRISTHDRDKRQLRVKFATGRSFYLQLCAPLDAQEDLFAYWEELIYLLRPPLDGHSRTYAVPAGDMICRTLFEEEEEDGRSPAVEDFQGEWDEDQVSIRSLHTPSEVAAVGSAAFAGGEGIQLDSHKPDTMSDVATAKAKPTVLDKESASRATTKVETAEVAGGTAAGALSVAEIKSPAPEEQSMAIAATASKGPGASKTNTAT; encoded by the coding sequence atgagtggggactctctgctcccgtatcacacggcccagagcagcaccgggctgggcctgttcaaaagcaccatgggggagctgcagcagcaactgcACAACGGCGAATACGACATTTTCAAGTACGCGCCGATATTCGAGAGCGACTTTATCCAGATCACGAAGAGGGGACACGTGATTGACGTGCACAACTGTGACTGCACGGTGACCGTGGGCATCGCATCCACCAGCCccgtcctcccactcccagacatcatgctgctggcccgacgggccaccggctgtgaacagcacgctgagcacagccagcccaccaaggggaagagccacaaggttgccaagaccttagagctcaccaggctccttcccttgaagtttgtgaggatctccacgcacgatcgtgacaaacgacagctgcgcgtgaagtttgccactggccgctccttctacctgcagctgtgtgcccctctggacgcgcaggaagacctcttcgcctactgggaagagctgatttacctcctgcgaccaccattggacggtcacagccgcacctacgctgttccagccggggacatgatctgcaggactctgttcgaggaggaggaggaggacgggaggagcccggcagtggaggatttccaaggagagtgggatgaggaccaggtgagcatcaggagcctccacacgccctctgaggtggccgcggtcgggtctgcagcttttgctggcggggaggggatccaattggactcccacaagcccgataccatgtccgatgtggccactgccaaagcaaaacctacagtgcttgacaaagagtcagcatcgcgggcaacgacaaaggtggagacagcagaggtggcaggcggcaccgcagcgggtgctttgagcgtggcagagatcaagtctcctgcccccgaagagcagagcatggccatagcagccacagccagcaagggtccaggagcaagtaaaaccaacacagccact
- the LOC131756670 gene encoding Golgi-associated RAB2 interactor protein 4-like, with protein sequence MSGDSLLPYHTAQSSTGLGLFKSTMGELQQQLHNGEYDIFKYAPIFESDFIQITKRGHVIDVHNCDCTVTVGIASTSPVLPLPDIMLLARRATGCEQHAEHSQPTKGKSHKVAKTLELTRLLPLKFVRISTHDRDKRQLRVKFATGRSFYLQLCAPLDAQEDLFAYWEELIYLLRPPLDGHSRTYAVPAGDMICRTLFEEEEEDGRSPAVEDFQGEWDEDQVSIRSLHTPSEVAAVGSAAFAGGEGIQLDSHKPDTMSDVATAKAKPTVLDKESASRATTKVETAGVAGGTAAGALSVAEIKSPAPEEQSMAIAATASKGPGASKTNTAT encoded by the coding sequence atgagtggggactctctgctcccgtatcacacggcccagagcagcaccgggctgggcctgttcaaaagcaccatgggggagctgcagcagcaactgcACAACGGCGAATACGACATTTTCAAGTACGCGCCGATATTCGAGAGCGACTTTATCCAGATCACGAAGAGGGGACACGTGATTGACGTGCACAACTGTGACTGCACGGTGACCGTGGGCATCGCATCCACCAGCCccgtcctcccactcccagacatcatgctgctggcccgacgggccaccggctgtgaacagcacgctgagcacagccagcccaccaaggggaagagccacaaggttgccaagaccttagagctcaccaggctccttcccttgaagtttgtgaggatctccacgcacgatcgtgacaaacgacagctgcgcgtgaagtttgccactggccgctccttctacctgcagctgtgtgcccctctggacgcgcaggaagacctcttcgcctactgggaagagctgatttacctcctgcgaccaccattggacggtcacagccgcacctacgctgttccagccggggacatgatctgcaggactctgttcgaggaggaggaggaggacgggaggagcccggcagtggaggatttccaaggagagtgggatgaggaccaggtgagcatcaggagcctccacacgccctctgaggtggccgcggtcgggtctgcagcttttgctggcggggaggggatccaactggactcccacaagcccgataccatgtccgatgtggccactgccaaagcaaaacctacagtgcttgacaaagagtcagcatcgcgggcaacgacaaaggtggagacagcaggggtggcaggcggcaccgcagcgggtgctttgagcgtggcagagatcaagtctcctgcccccgaagagcagagcatggccatagcagccacagccagcaagggtccaggagcaagtaaaaccaacacagccact